A genomic segment from Frateuria edaphi encodes:
- the nuoF gene encoding NADH-quinone oxidoreductase subunit NuoF, whose amino-acid sequence MASSNGPVGPAPQDHQVVYTTLHFDTPWSMDSYEKVDGYKAWRKILAEKPDPAGLIEEVKKSSLRGRGGAGFPTGLKWSFMPKGTMQKYILCNSDESEPGTAKDRDILRYNPHSVIEGLAIACYCTGSTVAYNYLRGEFHHEPYEHFEAALKEAYAAGLLGKNVGGSGIDVDIYTALGAGAYICGEETALMESLEGKKGQPRFKPPFPANFGLYGKPTTINNTETYASVPAILRNGADWFLNLGKPNNGGPKIFSVSGHVNNPGNFEIRLGTPFQDLLAMAGGVRNGHQLKAVIPGGSSMKVLPAATMLECTMDYDSLQKAGSGLGSGAVIVMDDTTCMVRACHRIARFYMAESCGQCTPCREGTGWMYRVLDRIVAGKGTEDDLHRLKAVAGQIEGHTICAFGEAAAWPVQGFLHHFWNEFEYFVEHGRSMTDDKLGVAA is encoded by the coding sequence ATGGCTAGCAGCAACGGTCCGGTCGGACCCGCACCGCAAGACCACCAGGTCGTCTACACGACGCTGCACTTCGACACGCCGTGGTCGATGGACAGCTACGAGAAGGTCGACGGCTACAAGGCGTGGCGCAAGATCCTCGCCGAGAAGCCCGATCCCGCCGGCCTGATCGAAGAGGTCAAGAAGTCCAGCCTGCGCGGCCGTGGCGGCGCGGGCTTTCCGACGGGCCTGAAGTGGTCGTTCATGCCCAAAGGCACGATGCAGAAGTACATCCTCTGCAACTCGGACGAGTCCGAGCCTGGCACCGCCAAGGATCGCGACATCCTGCGCTACAACCCGCATTCGGTCATCGAAGGCCTGGCGATCGCCTGCTACTGCACCGGCTCGACCGTCGCCTACAACTACCTGCGCGGCGAGTTCCACCACGAGCCCTACGAGCACTTCGAGGCGGCGCTGAAGGAAGCCTACGCGGCAGGGCTGCTGGGCAAGAACGTCGGCGGCTCGGGCATCGATGTGGACATCTATACGGCGCTGGGCGCCGGCGCCTATATCTGCGGCGAGGAAACCGCGCTGATGGAATCGCTGGAAGGCAAGAAGGGCCAGCCGCGCTTCAAGCCGCCGTTCCCCGCCAACTTCGGCCTGTACGGCAAGCCGACCACGATCAACAACACCGAGACCTACGCCTCGGTGCCGGCGATCCTGCGCAACGGCGCCGACTGGTTCTTGAACCTCGGCAAGCCGAACAACGGCGGCCCGAAGATCTTCTCGGTCTCCGGCCACGTGAACAACCCGGGCAACTTCGAGATCCGCCTGGGCACGCCGTTCCAGGACCTGCTGGCGATGGCCGGTGGCGTGCGCAATGGCCATCAGCTCAAGGCGGTGATTCCGGGCGGCTCCTCGATGAAGGTGCTGCCGGCGGCGACCATGCTCGAGTGCACGATGGACTACGACAGCCTGCAGAAGGCCGGCTCGGGACTTGGTTCGGGCGCGGTCATCGTGATGGACGACACCACCTGCATGGTGCGCGCCTGCCACCGCATCGCGCGCTTCTACATGGCCGAGTCCTGTGGCCAGTGCACGCCGTGCCGCGAAGGCACCGGCTGGATGTACCGCGTGCTCGACCGCATCGTTGCAGGCAAGGGCACCGAGGACGACCTGCATCGCCTGAAGGCGGTGGCCGGCCAGATCGAAGGCCACACCATCTGCGCCTTCGGTGAAGCCGCGGCCTGGCCGGTGCAGGGCTTCCTGCACCACTTCTGGAACGAATTCGAATACTTCGTCGAGCACGGTCGCTCGATGACCGACGACAAGCTTGGAGTCGCCGCCTGA
- the nuoE gene encoding NADH-quinone oxidoreductase subunit NuoE has product MKATGNYEQVKHVDPLVVLSEHTRHHIDEWVAKFPADRKRSALIQALFAAQEQNQGFLTDDLIVAVTKYLDLPAVWGYEVASFYSMLETKPVGRNNVAICTNISCWLNGAEGLVRHCEKKLGVKLGESTPDGRVYLKREEECIAACVYAPAMTVNGHYHERLTPEKLDEILDGLE; this is encoded by the coding sequence ATGAAGGCCACCGGAAATTACGAGCAGGTCAAGCACGTCGATCCGCTCGTCGTGCTGAGCGAGCACACCCGCCACCACATCGACGAATGGGTCGCCAAGTTCCCGGCCGACCGCAAGCGCTCGGCGCTGATCCAGGCGCTGTTCGCCGCGCAGGAGCAGAACCAGGGCTTCCTCACCGACGACCTGATCGTGGCGGTGACCAAGTACCTCGACCTGCCCGCCGTGTGGGGCTACGAAGTGGCGAGCTTCTACTCGATGCTCGAAACCAAGCCGGTCGGCCGTAACAACGTGGCGATCTGCACCAACATCTCGTGCTGGCTCAACGGCGCCGAAGGCCTGGTGCGCCACTGCGAGAAGAAGCTGGGCGTGAAGCTCGGCGAAAGCACGCCGGACGGCCGCGTGTACCTCAAACGCGAAGAAGAGTGCATCGCCGCCTGCGTGTATGCGCCGGCGATGACGGTCAACGGTCATTACCACGAGCGGCTCACGCCCGAGAAGCTCGACGAAATTCTCGACGGTCTGGAGTGA
- a CDS encoding NADH-quinone oxidoreductase subunit D, with protein sequence MQEIRNYTMNFGPQHPAAHGVLRLVLEMDGETVVRADPHVGLLHRGTEKLAESKPFNQSIGYMDRLDYVSMMCNEHAYVRAIETLLGIEAPERAQYIRTMFDEITRILNHLMWIGSNALDLGAMAVFLYAFREREELMDVYEAVSGARMHATYYRPGGVYRDLPDRMPQYKESPWHKGADLKRINSAREGSMLDFIEEFTRIFPSRVDEYEDLLTTNRIWKQRTVGIGVISPDMAKAWGMTGAMLRGSGVEWDLRKKQPYARYAQMDFDIPVGVNGDCYDRYLVRVEEMRQSNRIIKQCVDWLRANPGPVMVTNFKVAPPSREEMKESMEALIHHFKLFTEGYGVPAGETYCAVEAPKGEFGCYLVSDGANKPFRVHLRAPGFAHLSSMDATVSGHMLADVVAMIGTYDLVFGEVDR encoded by the coding sequence ATGCAGGAAATCCGCAATTACACGATGAACTTCGGCCCGCAGCATCCGGCCGCGCACGGCGTGCTGCGCCTGGTGCTGGAGATGGATGGCGAGACCGTGGTGCGCGCCGATCCGCACGTGGGCCTGCTCCATCGCGGTACCGAGAAGCTGGCCGAGTCCAAGCCGTTCAACCAGTCGATCGGCTACATGGATCGCCTGGACTACGTGTCGATGATGTGCAACGAGCACGCCTACGTGCGCGCGATCGAGACCCTGCTGGGCATCGAGGCGCCGGAGCGTGCGCAGTACATCCGCACGATGTTCGACGAGATCACCCGCATCCTGAACCATTTGATGTGGATCGGCTCGAACGCGCTCGACCTTGGCGCCATGGCGGTCTTCCTCTACGCGTTCCGCGAGCGCGAGGAGTTGATGGACGTCTACGAGGCCGTGTCTGGCGCGCGCATGCACGCGACCTACTACCGTCCGGGCGGTGTCTACCGCGACCTGCCCGACCGCATGCCGCAGTACAAGGAGTCGCCCTGGCACAAGGGCGCGGACCTGAAGCGCATCAACAGCGCGCGCGAAGGCTCGATGCTGGACTTCATCGAGGAGTTCACCCGCATTTTCCCGTCGCGTGTGGACGAGTACGAGGACCTGCTCACCACCAACCGCATCTGGAAGCAGCGTACCGTCGGCATCGGCGTGATCAGCCCTGACATGGCCAAAGCCTGGGGCATGACCGGCGCGATGCTTCGCGGTTCGGGCGTGGAGTGGGACCTGCGCAAGAAGCAGCCTTACGCCAGGTATGCGCAGATGGACTTCGACATTCCGGTCGGCGTCAACGGCGACTGCTACGACCGCTACCTCGTGCGCGTGGAAGAGATGCGCCAGTCCAATCGCATCATCAAGCAGTGCGTGGACTGGCTGCGCGCCAATCCCGGCCCGGTGATGGTGACGAACTTCAAGGTCGCGCCGCCCTCGCGCGAAGAGATGAAGGAGAGCATGGAAGCGCTCATCCACCATTTCAAATTGTTCACCGAAGGCTACGGCGTTCCCGCCGGCGAGACCTACTGCGCGGTCGAGGCGCCCAAGGGCGAGTTCGGCTGCTACCTGGTTTCCGACGGCGCCAACAAGCCCTTCCGCGTGCACCTGCGCGCGCCGGGCTTCGCCCACCTCTCGTCGATGGACGCCACCGTCAGCGGCCACATGCTGGCCGACGTGGTGGCGATGATCGGCACCTACGATCTCGTGTTCGGCGAAGTCGACCGCTAA
- a CDS encoding NADH-quinone oxidoreductase subunit C: protein MTDTQNTSLAARLAARFGDTLSLLPARGGETTAELAAADLLSVATALRDEPDFRFEQLIDVCGVDYLGYGQDEWATETVTATGFSRGVEGQAMGRFNWAERPRDANMPRRFAVVVHLLSLTHNRRLRLRVFCEDDALPMVPSLTGIWPVANWFERETFDLYGIIFDGHPDLRRILTDYGFVGHPFRKDFPLIGNVEVRYDAEQQRVVYQPVTIEPRVLVPRVIRDDADLVQARAEAADDWRKN, encoded by the coding sequence ATGACCGATACGCAAAACACTTCGCTCGCCGCGCGCCTTGCGGCGCGGTTCGGCGACACCCTGTCGCTGCTGCCCGCGCGCGGCGGCGAGACGACCGCCGAGTTGGCCGCCGCCGATCTGCTGAGCGTCGCCACTGCGCTCCGCGACGAGCCGGACTTCCGCTTCGAGCAGCTGATCGACGTCTGCGGTGTCGACTACCTCGGCTACGGCCAGGACGAGTGGGCCACCGAAACGGTCACGGCCACCGGCTTCTCGCGTGGCGTCGAAGGCCAGGCCATGGGCCGCTTCAACTGGGCGGAGCGCCCACGCGATGCCAACATGCCGCGCCGCTTTGCCGTGGTCGTGCATCTGCTTTCGCTCACGCACAACCGGCGCCTGCGCCTGCGCGTGTTCTGCGAAGACGACGCGCTGCCGATGGTGCCTTCGCTCACCGGGATCTGGCCGGTGGCCAACTGGTTCGAGCGCGAGACGTTCGACCTGTACGGCATCATCTTCGATGGCCATCCGGATCTGCGCCGCATCCTCACCGATTATGGTTTCGTCGGCCATCCGTTCCGCAAGGATTTCCCGCTGATCGGCAACGTCGAGGTCCGCTACGACGCCGAGCAGCAGCGCGTGGTCTATCAGCCCGTGACCATCGAGCCGCGCGTGCTGGTGCCGCGCGTTATCCGCGACGATGCCGATCTTGTCCAGGCCAGAGCCGAGGCCGCCGACGACTGGCGGAAGAACTGA
- a CDS encoding NuoB/complex I 20 kDa subunit family protein, translated as MGMLSSIDRVMHNPEPLNLVDDILRPAEDNPVVQRGFATTSVDALMNWARTGSMWPMTFGLACCAVEMMHAGAARLDLDRYGVIFRPSPRQSDVMIVAGTLVNKMAPALRRVYDQMPDPKWVISMGSCANGGGYYHYSYSVVRGCDRIVPVDIYVPGCPPTAEALIHGILQLQKKIRRTSTIARG; from the coding sequence ATGGGAATGCTGTCTTCCATCGACCGGGTGATGCACAACCCGGAACCGCTGAACCTGGTCGACGACATCCTGCGCCCGGCCGAGGACAACCCGGTCGTGCAGCGCGGCTTCGCCACCACCTCGGTCGACGCGCTGATGAACTGGGCGCGCACCGGCTCGATGTGGCCGATGACCTTCGGCCTGGCCTGCTGCGCGGTCGAGATGATGCACGCCGGCGCGGCGCGACTGGACCTGGACCGCTACGGCGTGATCTTCCGCCCGAGTCCGCGCCAGTCCGACGTGATGATCGTCGCCGGCACGCTGGTCAACAAGATGGCGCCGGCATTGCGCCGCGTCTACGACCAGATGCCCGACCCGAAGTGGGTGATCTCGATGGGTAGCTGCGCCAACGGCGGCGGCTACTACCACTATTCGTACTCGGTGGTGCGCGGCTGCGATCGCATCGTGCCGGTGGACATCTACGTGCCCGGCTGCCCGCCGACGGCCGAAGCGCTGATCCACGGCATCCTGCAATTGCAGAAGAAGATCCGCCGCACCAGCACCATCGCCCGCGGCTAA
- a CDS encoding NADH-quinone oxidoreductase subunit A gives MLAQYWPILLFIGVAAGLGVVLLIIGMLAGPRRPEAIKLAPYECGFEAFEDARMRFDVRYYLLAILFIIFDLEIAFLFPWAVVFQQIGIVALIEMALFLLLLVVGFAYVWKKGALEWD, from the coding sequence GTGCTTGCTCAATACTGGCCTATCTTGCTGTTCATCGGCGTTGCCGCCGGCCTGGGCGTGGTGCTGCTGATCATCGGCATGCTCGCCGGCCCGCGCCGTCCCGAGGCGATCAAGCTCGCACCGTACGAGTGCGGCTTCGAGGCCTTCGAAGACGCCCGCATGCGCTTCGACGTCCGTTATTACCTGCTGGCGATCCTTTTCATCATCTTTGACCTGGAAATCGCCTTCCTGTTTCCATGGGCGGTGGTGTTCCAGCAGATCGGCATCGTCGCGCTGATCGAGATGGCGCTGTTCCTGCTGCTGCTGGTGGTCGGGTTCGCGTACGTGTGGAAGAAGGGCGCACTGGAATGGGACTGA
- a CDS encoding PilZ domain-containing protein, with protein sequence MTPTAARQGIISLKIKDAASLYNAYMPFLKNGGLFAPTAQRYALGDEVVLLITLMDETERLSVVGKVAWISPLGAQGNRTAGIGVHFNESGDAEVARQRIENILAGVLSSERPTHTM encoded by the coding sequence ATGACCCCCACCGCCGCCCGTCAGGGCATCATCTCCCTGAAGATCAAGGACGCCGCGTCGCTCTACAACGCGTACATGCCGTTCCTGAAGAACGGCGGCCTGTTCGCGCCGACCGCGCAACGCTACGCGCTGGGCGATGAGGTCGTGCTGCTGATCACGCTGATGGACGAAACCGAACGATTGTCGGTGGTGGGAAAGGTGGCGTGGATCAGCCCGCTCGGTGCGCAGGGCAACCGCACCGCCGGCATCGGCGTGCACTTCAACGAGTCCGGCGATGCCGAGGTGGCGCGTCAGCGCATCGAGAACATCCTGGCCGGCGTGCTTTCGTCAGAGCGCCCGACCCACACCATGTAG
- a CDS encoding PIG-L deacetylase family protein: protein MPLSPELYSPDARTRLLVVAPHPDDETIGTGELLQLVRAAGGEVRVLLLSDGDDNPWPQRWIERRLRIGDAERARWGRRRRGEVAEALRRLDVPFDALHAMGWPDMGLTALVREDASMARARLVEELVDFRPNVVALPALSDRHPDHGSAHVLMRLALADWDAEPPLLFSYLVHGRGEASPDVALPAAAGRHAVKLAALTAHGSQMALSAGRMRRLTDRPERYDRVARPPADREAGALPWHPRAWRSQLRLTIASPDGVRHWPWTDAPLQRDGQGRWRLAEVPTAPCFARLDMDVPSPWIFDRWGWCEL, encoded by the coding sequence ATGCCGTTGAGCCCGGAGCTGTACAGCCCCGACGCGCGGACCCGCCTGCTGGTGGTGGCGCCGCATCCCGACGACGAAACCATAGGCACCGGCGAACTGCTGCAACTCGTGCGTGCGGCGGGCGGTGAGGTGCGCGTGCTGCTGCTCAGCGACGGCGACGACAACCCTTGGCCGCAACGCTGGATCGAACGCCGCCTGCGTATCGGCGATGCCGAGCGCGCGCGCTGGGGACGGCGGCGACGCGGCGAGGTTGCCGAGGCCCTGCGCCGGCTCGACGTGCCGTTCGATGCCCTTCATGCAATGGGCTGGCCCGACATGGGCCTCACCGCGCTGGTGCGCGAGGATGCCTCGATGGCACGCGCGCGGCTGGTCGAGGAGCTGGTGGATTTCCGGCCAAACGTAGTCGCCTTGCCGGCACTGTCCGATCGCCATCCCGACCACGGCAGCGCCCACGTACTGATGCGGCTGGCCCTGGCCGACTGGGACGCCGAGCCGCCTCTGCTGTTCAGCTACCTGGTGCACGGTCGCGGAGAGGCATCTCCCGACGTCGCCCTGCCTGCCGCAGCCGGACGCCACGCGGTCAAGCTCGCGGCGTTGACGGCCCACGGCAGCCAGATGGCGTTGAGCGCAGGCCGCATGCGCCGCCTGACCGATCGCCCCGAGCGTTACGACCGCGTCGCCCGCCCCCCGGCCGACCGCGAGGCGGGCGCGCTGCCCTGGCATCCCAGGGCCTGGCGCTCGCAACTGCGCCTGACCATCGCCAGCCCGGACGGCGTGCGCCACTGGCCCTGGACCGACGCACCATTGCAGCGCGACGGGCAGGGCCGCTGGCGCCTGGCCGAGGTACCCACGGCACCATGCTTTGCCCGGCTGGACATGGACGTGCCATCGCCGTGGATCTTCGATCGCTGGGGCTGGTGCGAGCTGTAG
- the holB gene encoding DNA polymerase III subunit delta', whose product MSTPPPWHGAHWQRLQSRLAREALPHALLLCGPAGLGKRAFLRRFVRGLLCDRPREGEACGQCRACLLLDAGTHPDFVTISYGLRKDGVQRKEIVVEQIRELSARLAMASQFGGWQIAVIDPADAMNASAANALLKTLEEPSPQTLLLLVADAPWRLPQTIRSRCQRIEFQLPPPDEAMAWLRARGVADPSTALQAAGGNPGLAQAWAEQGALARRQAVRKDLAALAAGRAEPMEVARRWLDAEPEQCLWFAAQAAVDEARARATGGAAPLGSQLEADALADWFAAASRTRDALRGPLRGDLLLLELLAGWH is encoded by the coding sequence ATGAGTACACCGCCGCCCTGGCACGGGGCGCACTGGCAACGGCTGCAATCGCGCCTGGCGCGCGAGGCTTTGCCACACGCGCTGCTGCTGTGCGGTCCCGCAGGCCTGGGCAAGCGCGCCTTCCTGCGTCGGTTCGTGCGTGGCCTCCTGTGCGATCGCCCGCGCGAGGGTGAAGCCTGCGGCCAGTGTCGCGCCTGCCTGTTGCTCGACGCCGGCACGCACCCGGACTTCGTCACCATCAGCTATGGCCTGCGCAAGGACGGCGTCCAGCGCAAGGAGATCGTCGTCGAGCAGATCCGCGAACTGTCCGCGCGGCTGGCCATGGCCAGCCAGTTCGGCGGCTGGCAGATCGCGGTGATCGACCCGGCCGATGCGATGAACGCATCCGCCGCCAACGCCCTGCTCAAGACGCTCGAGGAGCCCTCGCCGCAGACCCTCTTGCTGCTGGTCGCCGACGCCCCCTGGCGGCTGCCGCAGACGATCCGCAGCCGTTGCCAGCGGATCGAGTTCCAGCTGCCGCCGCCGGACGAGGCGATGGCCTGGTTGAGGGCGCGGGGCGTTGCCGATCCCTCTACCGCGCTGCAGGCGGCCGGGGGCAATCCCGGCCTGGCCCAAGCCTGGGCAGAGCAGGGTGCGCTGGCACGCCGGCAAGCGGTGCGCAAAGATCTGGCGGCGTTGGCCGCCGGTCGCGCCGAACCGATGGAAGTCGCACGCCGCTGGCTGGACGCCGAGCCGGAGCAGTGTCTGTGGTTTGCCGCGCAGGCGGCCGTGGACGAAGCGCGGGCGCGCGCGACCGGCGGCGCAGCGCCGCTTGGCAGCCAGCTCGAAGCCGACGCGCTGGCTGACTGGTTCGCCGCCGCCAGCCGAACGCGCGACGCCCTGCGCGGTCCGCTGCGCGGCGACCTGCTGCTGCTAGAGTTGCTCGCCGGTTGGCACTGA
- the tmk gene encoding dTMP kinase, with protein MTDTRRGRFISLEGGEGAGKSTLLAALREYIAGQGIGLVQTREPGGTTVGEAIRAIVLDPQTRGMAGETELLLMFASRAQLVRETIAPALAAGQWVLCDRYVDASYAYQGGGRGQPQERIAELERWACAGVVPDLTLLLDLPVATGRARAAGRGEADRIETEADAFFERVRANYRARAAAEPHRFRVIDAGRSPEAVLQAALSALAPLFAEDAT; from the coding sequence ATGACTGATACCCGGCGCGGACGCTTCATCTCGCTCGAGGGCGGCGAAGGCGCGGGCAAGAGCACGTTGCTGGCTGCCCTGCGTGAATACATCGCGGGGCAGGGCATCGGGCTGGTGCAGACCCGCGAGCCCGGTGGCACGACGGTGGGGGAAGCGATCCGCGCGATCGTACTCGACCCGCAAACGCGCGGAATGGCCGGCGAAACGGAACTGCTGCTGATGTTCGCCTCCCGCGCCCAGCTCGTGCGCGAAACCATCGCCCCGGCCCTTGCTGCCGGGCAATGGGTGCTGTGCGACCGCTACGTCGATGCCAGCTATGCCTATCAGGGCGGCGGCCGCGGCCAACCGCAAGAACGTATCGCCGAACTCGAACGCTGGGCCTGCGCTGGGGTCGTGCCGGACCTGACCCTGTTGCTCGATCTGCCGGTGGCGACGGGCCGCGCACGCGCCGCCGGCCGGGGCGAAGCGGACCGCATCGAGACCGAAGCCGATGCTTTCTTCGAGCGCGTGCGCGCGAACTATCGCGCGCGTGCCGCGGCAGAGCCCCACCGCTTCCGCGTGATCGACGCCGGTCGATCGCCCGAGGCCGTGCTGCAGGCGGCCCTCTCGGCGCTCGCGCCGCTGTTCGCGGAGGACGCGACATGA
- the mltG gene encoding endolytic transglycosylase MltG gives MGRKKRKGRAAWRILTWVLLLGVLAAAVAGWYDFERFSRAPLAVGPQRQTIDVARGTSLRGIVAQLRARDLTHAPSLYWRVLAERMRVADRLHAGEYALDPGVTPGQLLNAMATGRVLQRDFTIVDGWTFRQLRDALANVPTLRHEGASLDDASLMQHIGAAGEMPEGRFLPETYAYVKGDSDLDILKRAHRAMVHALAELWPNRDKDLPLATPYDALILASIVEKETGRADERSKIAGVFVRRLENHMLLQTDPAVIYGMGATYAGNIRRSDLLADTPYNTYLHAGLPPTPIALPGQPAIQAALHPAPGKALYFVARGDGSHVFASSLAEHNRNVACYQLKRCHD, from the coding sequence ATGGGGCGCAAGAAGAGAAAGGGGCGAGCCGCCTGGCGCATCCTGACCTGGGTGCTGCTGCTGGGCGTGCTGGCCGCCGCGGTGGCAGGCTGGTACGACTTCGAGCGCTTCAGCCGCGCACCGCTCGCGGTCGGCCCGCAGCGCCAGACGATCGACGTCGCGCGAGGCACCAGCCTGCGCGGCATCGTGGCGCAATTGCGTGCGCGCGACCTTACCCATGCACCCTCGCTGTACTGGCGCGTGCTGGCCGAACGCATGCGGGTGGCCGACCGGCTGCATGCCGGCGAGTACGCGCTCGACCCGGGCGTCACGCCCGGCCAACTGCTCAATGCCATGGCCACCGGCCGCGTGTTGCAGCGCGACTTCACCATCGTCGACGGCTGGACCTTCCGCCAACTGCGCGATGCCCTGGCGAACGTACCCACGCTGCGCCACGAGGGTGCTTCGCTGGACGACGCCAGCCTGATGCAACACATCGGGGCCGCTGGCGAGATGCCCGAGGGCCGCTTCCTGCCCGAGACCTACGCCTACGTCAAAGGCGACAGCGACCTGGACATCCTCAAGCGCGCGCACCGGGCCATGGTGCATGCGCTGGCCGAACTCTGGCCCAACCGCGACAAGGACCTGCCGCTGGCCACGCCATACGACGCGTTGATCCTGGCCTCCATCGTGGAGAAGGAAACCGGACGCGCCGACGAGCGGTCGAAGATTGCCGGGGTATTCGTACGCAGGCTGGAAAACCACATGTTGTTGCAGACCGACCCGGCGGTGATCTACGGCATGGGGGCGACCTACGCCGGCAACATCCGCCGCAGCGATCTGCTCGCGGACACGCCCTACAACACCTACCTGCACGCGGGCCTGCCGCCCACGCCGATCGCGCTGCCGGGGCAGCCGGCGATCCAGGCCGCGCTGCATCCGGCACCGGGCAAGGCGTTGTACTTCGTGGCCCGCGGCGACGGCAGCCACGTGTTCGCCAGCTCGCTGGCCGAGCACAACCGCAACGTCGCCTGCTATCAGCTGAAGCGCTGCCATGACTGA
- the pabC gene encoding aminodeoxychorismate lyase: MMARVLVDGQAGDRVSVLDRGLGYGDGLFETIRFLGADAPLWSRHMHRLEDGCRRLGLLMPSTGTLLAEARAVSRELAQSVVRITLTRGIGARGYKPPSKPQSSRIVAAFDVPPRDEAAQAEGIRVRLCSMRLGSQPVLAGLKHLNRLEQVLARAEWDDPAIAEGLLCDADGLAISATAANLFAVFAGVLATPAIDRCGVAGVARAQVLAAWPQVRVRRIPLDELRGADELFLSSSVRGILPVRELDGSAFAVGPVARALQSHWRELGF; the protein is encoded by the coding sequence TTGATGGCGCGCGTGCTGGTCGACGGGCAGGCAGGCGACCGGGTTTCGGTCCTGGACCGTGGACTCGGTTATGGCGATGGCCTGTTCGAGACGATCCGCTTCCTCGGCGCGGACGCGCCGTTGTGGTCGCGCCACATGCACCGCCTGGAGGACGGTTGCCGCCGGCTGGGGCTGCTCATGCCAAGTACTGGCACGCTGCTCGCCGAGGCGCGCGCCGTGTCGCGGGAACTGGCGCAATCGGTCGTGCGCATCACCCTGACGCGGGGAATCGGCGCGCGCGGCTACAAGCCGCCTTCGAAGCCCCAGTCCAGCCGCATCGTTGCCGCCTTCGACGTTCCGCCACGCGACGAGGCCGCGCAGGCCGAGGGCATCCGCGTGCGCCTGTGCTCCATGCGCCTGGGTTCGCAGCCGGTGCTCGCCGGCCTCAAGCATCTCAATCGCCTGGAGCAGGTGCTGGCCCGCGCCGAATGGGATGACCCGGCAATCGCCGAAGGGTTGTTGTGCGACGCCGACGGATTGGCGATCTCGGCCACCGCGGCCAATCTTTTTGCGGTATTCGCCGGCGTGCTTGCCACGCCGGCAATCGATCGCTGCGGCGTGGCCGGGGTGGCCAGGGCGCAGGTGCTAGCCGCATGGCCGCAGGTGCGGGTGCGCCGGATTCCGCTTGACGAACTTCGCGGCGCCGACGAGCTCTTTCTATCCTCGAGCGTGCGCGGCATCCTGCCGGTTCGCGAACTGGACGGCAGCGCTTTTGCAGTTGGCCCGGTCGCGCGCGCGCTGCAGTCGCATTGGCGCGAACTGGGTTTTTAG